In Corallococcus macrosporus, the following are encoded in one genomic region:
- a CDS encoding glutamine amidotransferase — translation MNSPSFNAWKLVSLSPLPVWALVLLGVGLLLGIALAAWGVRREPSRGRKLLLWGLRLGAGVAAFFFLLEPGIRHLQVARMKNRVAVLVDRSASMNFPSEPGGPTRSAQVAAFLEKAAPTFASWQDRFTVEVYGVDPELAPVTAAQLGQEPARAGTTDLLAALRSAASGGQGSRKLSGVLLFSDGADNTELKAGAVGRARAALTDLGVPVSTFLVGQEALKDLSVEGLKVDDFAFVRNSLTVEVEIHGRGFSGQDIPVVLSQEGKTVASKLVRMTTGDDVKPVSFTFTPDQTGRFVYTVTVPTFPDEAVSDNNSRSFTLKVIRDRVRVLLVVGRPSWDERFLRGLLKQDANVDLVSFYILRTLSDDPGVSNERELSLIPFPMEEIFDTKLHTFDVVIFQNFGYSDPSLSIAEYERNLERYIHEGGAFVMIGGDSVLGEGRAAMPTLMEALPVEAAGPANADPFKPRLTPEGLRHPVTSIGTGAASTEGTWGELAPIPGANLTRARPGATVLMDHPFMTVDGKNAPLVSVWDYGRGRAMVVATDATWSWAFTAHRDGSPNRAYDRFWGNALRWLVRDPDLTTLKVTADPPSVEPGRPVGVVVQARMADYQPAEGAQVRVELLSVATQKPVAVQTGTAGADGVVRLEFAPPAPGPYKLLASAKKGETDLGKGEDAVAVRAVGPELSDASVRPELMEQIASVTEGKAYKLPRDGMPDVPLLDPPVVEVGRAKDQPLWDRWYYLVALIALLGAEWFARRRFGYV, via the coding sequence ATGAACTCCCCGTCCTTCAACGCGTGGAAGCTCGTCAGCCTGTCGCCCCTGCCCGTCTGGGCGCTGGTGCTCTTGGGCGTGGGGCTGTTGCTGGGCATCGCGCTGGCGGCGTGGGGCGTGCGCCGCGAGCCGTCCCGGGGCCGCAAGCTGCTCTTGTGGGGCCTGCGCCTGGGCGCGGGCGTGGCGGCGTTCTTCTTCCTCCTGGAGCCCGGCATCCGGCACCTGCAGGTGGCGCGGATGAAGAACCGGGTGGCGGTGCTGGTGGACCGCAGCGCGTCCATGAACTTCCCGTCGGAGCCGGGCGGGCCCACGCGCAGCGCGCAGGTGGCGGCGTTCCTGGAGAAGGCGGCGCCCACGTTCGCGTCCTGGCAGGACCGCTTCACGGTGGAGGTGTACGGCGTGGATCCGGAGCTGGCTCCGGTGACGGCCGCGCAGCTTGGGCAGGAGCCCGCGCGCGCGGGCACGACGGACCTGCTCGCGGCGCTGCGGTCCGCGGCGTCCGGCGGGCAGGGGTCGCGCAAGCTGTCTGGCGTGCTGTTGTTCAGCGACGGCGCGGACAACACGGAGCTGAAGGCCGGCGCGGTGGGCCGGGCCCGCGCGGCGCTCACGGACCTGGGCGTGCCGGTGTCCACGTTCCTGGTGGGCCAGGAGGCGCTGAAGGATTTGTCGGTGGAGGGGCTGAAGGTGGATGACTTCGCCTTCGTGCGCAACTCGCTCACGGTGGAGGTGGAGATCCACGGGCGCGGCTTCTCCGGGCAGGACATCCCCGTCGTCCTGAGCCAGGAGGGCAAGACGGTGGCGAGCAAGCTGGTGCGGATGACCACCGGCGACGACGTGAAGCCGGTGTCCTTCACCTTCACGCCGGACCAGACGGGGCGCTTCGTCTACACGGTCACGGTGCCCACGTTCCCGGATGAGGCGGTGAGCGACAACAACAGCCGCTCGTTCACGCTGAAGGTCATCCGCGACCGCGTGCGCGTGCTGCTGGTGGTGGGGCGGCCGTCGTGGGACGAGCGCTTCCTGCGCGGGCTGCTCAAGCAGGACGCGAACGTGGACCTGGTGTCGTTCTACATCCTGCGCACGCTGTCGGACGACCCGGGCGTGTCGAACGAGCGGGAGCTGTCGCTCATCCCGTTCCCCATGGAGGAGATCTTCGACACGAAGCTGCACACGTTCGACGTCGTCATCTTCCAGAACTTCGGTTACTCGGACCCGTCGCTGTCCATCGCGGAGTACGAGCGCAACCTGGAGCGCTACATCCACGAGGGTGGCGCGTTCGTGATGATTGGCGGCGACAGCGTGCTGGGCGAAGGCCGCGCGGCGATGCCCACGCTGATGGAGGCGCTGCCGGTGGAGGCGGCGGGGCCCGCGAACGCGGATCCGTTCAAGCCGCGGCTCACGCCGGAGGGCCTGCGGCACCCGGTGACGTCCATTGGCACGGGCGCGGCGAGCACGGAGGGCACGTGGGGGGAGCTTGCGCCCATTCCGGGGGCGAACCTGACGCGGGCGCGGCCGGGGGCGACGGTGCTGATGGACCACCCGTTCATGACGGTGGACGGGAAGAACGCGCCGCTCGTGTCCGTGTGGGACTACGGGCGCGGCCGGGCGATGGTGGTGGCGACGGACGCGACGTGGTCGTGGGCGTTCACGGCGCACCGGGACGGCTCGCCGAACCGGGCGTATGACCGCTTCTGGGGCAATGCGCTGCGGTGGCTGGTGCGGGACCCGGACCTGACGACGCTGAAGGTGACGGCGGATCCGCCGTCGGTGGAGCCGGGGCGTCCGGTGGGCGTGGTGGTGCAGGCGCGGATGGCGGACTACCAGCCGGCGGAGGGTGCGCAGGTGCGGGTGGAGCTGCTCTCCGTGGCGACGCAGAAGCCGGTGGCGGTGCAGACGGGCACGGCGGGGGCGGACGGCGTGGTGCGGCTGGAGTTCGCGCCGCCGGCGCCGGGGCCGTACAAGCTGCTCGCGTCCGCGAAGAAGGGCGAGACGGACCTGGGCAAGGGCGAGGACGCGGTGGCGGTGCGCGCGGTGGGCCCGGAGCTGTCGGACGCGTCGGTGCGGCCGGAGCTGATGGAGCAGATCGCCAGCGTCACGGAGGGCAAGGCGTACAAGCTGCCGCGTGACGGCATGCCGGACGTGCCGCTGTTGGATCCGCCGGTGGTGGAGGTGGGGCGCGCGAAGGACCAGCCGCTGTGGGACCGCTGGTACTACCTCGTGGCGCTCATCGCGCTGCTGGGCGCGGAGTGGTTCGCGCGGCGGCGCTTCGGGTACGTGTAG
- a CDS encoding superoxide dismutase family protein, protein MMIRPLLVAAALLSTPALAQDAGTPAPADAGTKPAPKKGETVKAMLKDAQGKDVGEVTLEQAPKGVLVKGTLMNLPAGEHAFHIHETGKCEAPEFKTAGGHFNPTKKQHGALSPKGQHAGDMPNLYVPQDGKVKFDVFIADLKVKSLLDKDGSALMVHAKLDDYHTDPTGDAGGRIACGVVEKSE, encoded by the coding sequence ATGATGATCCGTCCCCTGCTGGTCGCCGCCGCCCTCCTCTCCACGCCCGCCCTGGCCCAGGACGCCGGGACGCCGGCCCCCGCGGACGCCGGCACGAAGCCCGCGCCCAAGAAGGGCGAGACGGTGAAGGCGATGCTGAAGGACGCGCAGGGCAAGGACGTGGGCGAGGTCACGCTGGAGCAGGCGCCCAAGGGCGTGCTGGTGAAGGGCACGCTGATGAACCTGCCCGCGGGCGAGCACGCCTTCCACATCCACGAGACGGGCAAGTGCGAGGCGCCGGAGTTCAAGACGGCGGGCGGCCACTTCAACCCGACGAAGAAGCAGCACGGCGCGCTGTCGCCCAAGGGCCAGCACGCGGGTGACATGCCGAACCTCTACGTCCCCCAGGACGGCAAGGTGAAGTTCGACGTCTTCATCGCGGACCTGAAGGTGAAGTCGCTGCTCGACAAGGACGGCTCCGCCCTCATGGTGCACGCCAAGCTGGACGACTACCACACCGACCCCACCGGCGACGCCGGCGGCCGCATCGCCTGCGGCGTGGTGGAGAAGTCGGAGTAG
- a CDS encoding N-6 DNA methylase produces MARAIDTPELDEERLVHQFPGIDRKAVGAFYTPAPIVERTLALALSHLGDGPLTVVDPACGAGAFLAAAARHRPDARLCGLELDAGVASLCQARVPGADVRVGDALRDGLEPLLAGTPEGHAELWVGNPPYNGTSAVLKDAACYARLRALVPLAMPPGTSLRDDFAFFLLVAMKRLTARPGVLAFITPASLLESFIYAPLRHALLEALHLREVVDLGPGIFTGTQVRTCITVWTSRSGADTSAPRYEHKGVGQCFTPEPPEWRLSPIAQEAAALDADWRARGELLTTLIPVSLPGVKTRFDELLVDADPERLLARLHAFCAATEDTLEDFAREFSLEPALLPKLRALKQGPALEVDASHVRPFFRYGGARHRGALPPEAKAFCYLDRRLIPRGDHRLRGPYDPHQEAVKLLFNVRELPLSAALLEEPGCVHDHRHARFAPLYVPQRLRDEGLGITRGATSRASLGPLVPNLSPRGSAWAEGLGGPEAAFRAVMRFLNGTPVQRVWAPAFGASRVVPVPLDGPLPE; encoded by the coding sequence ATGGCCCGCGCCATCGACACGCCCGAGCTGGACGAGGAACGGCTGGTCCACCAGTTCCCCGGCATCGACCGCAAGGCGGTGGGCGCGTTCTATACGCCCGCGCCCATCGTGGAGCGCACGCTCGCGCTCGCGCTGTCACACCTGGGTGACGGCCCGCTCACGGTGGTGGACCCGGCCTGTGGCGCGGGGGCCTTCCTCGCCGCCGCCGCGCGCCACCGCCCGGACGCGAGGCTGTGCGGCCTGGAGCTGGATGCCGGCGTGGCCAGCCTCTGCCAGGCCCGCGTGCCCGGCGCGGACGTGCGCGTGGGGGACGCGCTCCGGGACGGGTTGGAGCCGCTGCTCGCGGGGACGCCGGAGGGGCACGCGGAGTTGTGGGTGGGCAACCCGCCCTACAACGGCACGTCCGCCGTGCTGAAGGACGCGGCCTGCTACGCGCGGCTGCGCGCCCTGGTGCCGCTGGCGATGCCGCCGGGCACGAGCCTCCGCGACGACTTCGCGTTCTTCCTCCTCGTCGCCATGAAGCGGCTGACGGCCCGCCCCGGCGTGCTGGCCTTCATCACGCCCGCGAGCCTGCTGGAGTCGTTCATCTACGCGCCGCTGCGCCACGCGCTGCTGGAGGCGCTCCACCTGCGCGAGGTGGTGGACCTGGGCCCGGGCATCTTCACCGGCACGCAGGTGCGCACGTGCATCACGGTGTGGACGTCGCGGTCCGGCGCAGACACCTCCGCGCCCCGCTACGAGCACAAGGGCGTGGGCCAGTGCTTCACCCCCGAGCCCCCCGAGTGGCGGCTGTCCCCCATCGCCCAGGAGGCCGCCGCGCTGGACGCGGACTGGCGCGCGCGGGGCGAGCTGCTCACCACGCTCATCCCGGTGAGTCTGCCCGGGGTGAAGACGCGCTTCGACGAGCTGCTGGTGGACGCGGACCCGGAGCGGCTGCTCGCGCGCCTGCACGCCTTCTGTGCCGCGACGGAGGACACGCTGGAGGACTTCGCGCGCGAGTTCAGCCTGGAGCCCGCGCTGCTGCCCAAGCTGCGCGCGCTGAAGCAGGGGCCCGCGCTGGAGGTGGACGCAAGCCACGTGCGGCCGTTCTTCCGCTACGGCGGCGCGAGGCACCGCGGCGCGCTGCCCCCCGAGGCGAAGGCCTTCTGCTACCTGGACCGGCGGCTGATTCCGCGAGGCGACCACCGGCTGCGCGGTCCGTATGATCCGCACCAGGAAGCCGTGAAGCTCCTGTTCAACGTGCGCGAGCTGCCCCTGTCCGCCGCGCTCCTGGAAGAGCCCGGCTGCGTGCACGACCACCGCCACGCGCGCTTCGCGCCGCTGTACGTGCCCCAGCGCCTCCGCGACGAAGGCCTGGGCATCACGCGGGGCGCGACGTCCCGCGCGTCCCTGGGCCCGCTGGTGCCGAACCTGTCGCCGAGGGGCAGCGCGTGGGCGGAAGGGCTGGGCGGTCCGGAGGCGGCGTTCCGCGCGGTGATGCGCTTCCTGAACGGGACGCCGGTGCAGCGGGTGTGGGCGCCCGCGTTCGGGGCCTCACGGGTGGTGCCGGTGCCGCTGGACGGGCCGCTGCCGGAGTGA
- a CDS encoding ion transporter, translating into MNRPSEQSPPSGFRARLHTIIFEADTPAGKAFDVALLWAIVFSVVAVMLESVSQVRAGYGHWLHTAEWIFTVLFALEYVLRLIAVRQPLHYARSFFGIVDLMALLPSFLSVLFPGAQTLLVIRVLRLLRVFRILKLGHLLGQAEVLLTALRASRPKIIVFLGTVLSIDVIMGAVMYLVEGEEHGFDSIPRSMYWAIVTMTTVGFGDITPKTVTGQFLASILMVMGYGIIAVPTGIVSVELAAATRPPLNTQACPGCGAQGHDLDARYCKRCGTALDWAPSRPTG; encoded by the coding sequence GTGAACCGCCCGTCCGAACAGAGCCCCCCGAGCGGCTTCCGCGCCCGCCTGCACACCATCATCTTCGAAGCGGACACACCCGCGGGGAAGGCGTTCGACGTGGCGCTCCTGTGGGCCATCGTGTTCAGCGTCGTCGCGGTGATGCTGGAGAGCGTCTCGCAGGTGCGCGCGGGCTACGGCCACTGGCTGCACACCGCCGAGTGGATCTTCACGGTGCTCTTCGCGCTGGAGTACGTGCTGCGCCTCATCGCCGTGCGCCAGCCGCTGCACTACGCGCGCAGCTTCTTCGGCATCGTGGACCTGATGGCGCTGTTGCCGTCGTTCCTGAGCGTGCTGTTCCCCGGCGCGCAGACGCTGCTGGTCATCCGCGTGCTGCGCCTCTTGCGCGTCTTCCGCATCCTCAAGCTGGGGCACCTGCTGGGTCAGGCGGAGGTGCTGCTCACGGCGCTGCGCGCGAGCCGCCCGAAGATCATCGTCTTCCTGGGCACCGTGCTGAGCATCGACGTCATCATGGGCGCGGTCATGTACCTGGTGGAGGGCGAGGAGCACGGCTTCGACAGCATCCCCCGCTCCATGTACTGGGCCATCGTGACGATGACGACGGTGGGCTTCGGGGACATCACGCCCAAGACGGTGACGGGCCAGTTCCTCGCGTCCATCCTGATGGTGATGGGCTACGGCATCATCGCGGTGCCCACGGGCATCGTGTCGGTGGAGCTCGCTGCCGCAACGCGTCCACCCCTGAATACCCAGGCGTGCCCGGGCTGTGGCGCACAGGGTCATGACCTGGATGCGCGCTATTGCAAACGCTGCGGCACGGCATTGGACTGGGCCCCCTCGCGGCCCACCGGGTGA
- a CDS encoding alpha/beta fold hydrolase produces the protein MRTLKDTLKRGPLSLLGLGVSLTALPALAADAPPTPQAVMREARRSVLTDGIEKAEAVRIGGIDQWISVRGRHKDNPLLLFLHGGPGFTALPTAYFYQGEWEEYFTVAHWDQRGAGKTYALNPPDKVRPTMTVDRMIADAEEVAAYLRKTYGKKRIVLVGHSWGTVLGVRLAQKHPDWFYAYVGIGQGVDVPRNEVLGYEATLAAAKADGNAKAIADLESIAPFPDPKDPSRTLANLHKERRWRSHYETHGWRAPDWHGAEVWRYSPDVTDKDMQARDEGLDLSLAAFWGPITQLNLTQAHRFAVPVVFFHGRHDRTTSAQLLEAWYPTVQAPSKKLVWFEDSAHMVHEEEPGKVLVHLVQDVLPLTRRK, from the coding sequence ATGCGGACCCTGAAAGACACCTTGAAGCGCGGCCCCCTGTCCCTGCTGGGCCTGGGCGTGTCGCTGACGGCCTTGCCCGCCCTCGCGGCGGACGCCCCTCCCACGCCGCAGGCGGTCATGCGGGAGGCCCGCCGCAGTGTGCTCACGGACGGCATCGAGAAGGCGGAGGCCGTGCGCATCGGCGGCATCGACCAGTGGATTTCGGTGCGCGGGCGCCACAAGGACAACCCGCTGCTGCTCTTCCTGCACGGCGGGCCGGGCTTCACCGCGCTGCCCACCGCGTACTTCTACCAGGGCGAATGGGAGGAGTACTTCACCGTCGCGCACTGGGACCAGCGCGGCGCGGGCAAGACGTACGCCCTCAACCCGCCGGACAAGGTGCGCCCCACCATGACCGTGGACCGCATGATCGCGGACGCGGAGGAGGTGGCCGCGTACCTGCGCAAGACCTACGGCAAGAAGCGCATCGTGCTCGTGGGCCACAGTTGGGGCACGGTGCTGGGCGTGCGGCTCGCGCAGAAGCACCCGGACTGGTTCTACGCCTACGTGGGCATCGGCCAGGGGGTGGACGTCCCCAGGAACGAGGTCCTGGGCTACGAGGCCACGCTCGCCGCGGCGAAGGCGGACGGCAACGCGAAGGCCATCGCGGACCTGGAGTCCATCGCGCCGTTCCCGGACCCCAAGGACCCCTCGCGCACGCTGGCCAACCTGCACAAGGAACGCCGCTGGCGCTCGCACTATGAGACGCACGGCTGGCGCGCGCCGGACTGGCACGGCGCGGAGGTCTGGCGCTACAGCCCGGACGTCACCGACAAGGACATGCAGGCGCGCGACGAGGGCCTGGACCTGAGCCTCGCGGCGTTCTGGGGACCCATCACCCAGCTCAACCTCACCCAGGCCCACCGCTTCGCCGTGCCCGTCGTCTTCTTCCACGGCCGGCATGACCGCACCACGTCCGCGCAGCTGCTGGAGGCCTGGTACCCCACGGTCCAGGCCCCGTCGAAGAAGCTCGTCTGGTTCGAGGACTCCGCGCACATGGTGCACGAGGAGGAGCCCGGCAAGGTGCTCGTCCACCTGGTGCAGGACGTGCTCCCGCTCACGCGCAGGAAGTAG
- a CDS encoding sodium:solute symporter family transporter — MNSSTAGTQIGQPNTTAIFFFLLFVGITLAITYWAARKTKTTSEFFAAGGGISAAQNGFALAGDFMSAASFLGIAGLVATSGFDGLIYSVGWLVGWPVVTFLIAEPLRNLGKYTFADVVAYRLKQTPVRLSAAVGTLTVVVFYLIAQMVGAGNLIRLLFGLSYETAVVIVGAVMILYVLFGGMIATTWVQIVKAVLLLGGATALAGAVLYKFGFSPTALFSEAVNRYGPEALAPGKLVSNPLETISLGVALMFGTAGLPHILMRFYTVPDAKAARTSVFYATGLIGFFYLVTFILGFGASVLVGRQAIVGVDKGGNMAAPMLAEAVGGTGFLGFISAVSFATILAVVAGLTLSGAAALSHDLWSSVVRKGHAPEAEQLKVARISSLLLGILAIILGVLFKNQNVAFMVGLAFAIAASANFPALLLSILWKGFTTKGAVASMLTGSISAVLLIFLSPTVQVELLGNASALFPLKNPGIVTIPLSFIVGWVVSLLSPEDEASRRFAEVEHRMHVGAVVTPPVTVPTGVAGRVPPGIPEAPQKV; from the coding sequence ATGAATTCCTCGACCGCGGGCACGCAGATTGGCCAGCCCAACACCACGGCCATCTTCTTCTTCCTCCTCTTCGTCGGCATCACGCTGGCCATCACCTACTGGGCCGCGCGCAAGACGAAGACGACCTCCGAGTTCTTCGCCGCGGGTGGCGGCATCAGCGCGGCGCAGAACGGCTTCGCGCTGGCCGGTGACTTCATGAGCGCCGCCAGCTTCCTGGGCATCGCGGGGCTCGTCGCCACGTCCGGCTTCGACGGGCTCATCTACTCCGTGGGCTGGCTGGTGGGCTGGCCGGTGGTGACCTTCCTCATCGCGGAGCCCCTGCGCAACCTGGGCAAGTACACCTTCGCGGACGTGGTGGCCTACCGGCTGAAGCAGACCCCGGTGCGCCTGTCCGCCGCGGTGGGCACGCTCACCGTCGTCGTCTTCTACCTGATTGCCCAGATGGTGGGCGCCGGCAACCTCATCCGCCTGCTGTTCGGCCTTTCCTACGAGACGGCCGTCGTCATCGTGGGCGCGGTGATGATCCTCTACGTGCTGTTCGGCGGGATGATCGCCACGACGTGGGTTCAAATCGTCAAGGCGGTGCTGCTGCTGGGCGGCGCGACGGCGCTGGCGGGCGCGGTGCTCTACAAGTTCGGCTTCAGCCCCACGGCCCTCTTCAGCGAGGCGGTGAACCGCTACGGTCCGGAGGCGCTGGCGCCGGGCAAGCTGGTGTCCAACCCGCTGGAGACCATCTCCCTGGGCGTGGCGCTGATGTTCGGCACGGCGGGCCTGCCGCACATCCTGATGCGCTTCTACACGGTGCCGGACGCGAAGGCGGCGCGCACCAGCGTCTTCTACGCCACGGGCCTCATCGGCTTCTTCTACCTGGTGACGTTCATCCTGGGCTTCGGCGCGTCCGTGCTGGTGGGCCGTCAGGCCATCGTCGGCGTGGACAAGGGCGGCAACATGGCCGCGCCCATGCTGGCGGAAGCCGTGGGCGGCACGGGCTTCCTGGGCTTCATCTCCGCGGTGTCCTTCGCCACCATCCTCGCGGTGGTGGCGGGCCTGACGCTGTCGGGCGCGGCGGCGCTGTCCCACGACCTGTGGTCCAGCGTGGTGCGCAAGGGGCACGCGCCAGAAGCGGAGCAGCTCAAGGTGGCGCGCATCTCCAGCCTGCTGCTGGGCATCCTGGCCATCATCCTGGGCGTCCTCTTCAAGAACCAGAACGTGGCCTTCATGGTGGGGCTGGCGTTCGCCATCGCCGCGAGCGCGAACTTCCCCGCGCTGCTCCTGTCCATACTGTGGAAGGGCTTCACCACGAAGGGCGCGGTGGCCAGCATGCTCACCGGGTCCATCAGCGCGGTGCTGCTCATCTTCCTGTCGCCCACGGTGCAGGTGGAGCTGTTGGGCAACGCGTCCGCCCTCTTCCCGCTGAAGAACCCCGGCATCGTCACCATCCCGCTGTCCTTCATCGTCGGCTGGGTGGTGTCGCTGCTGTCGCCGGAGGACGAGGCGTCGCGGCGGTTCGCGGAGGTGGAGCACCGCATGCACGTGGGCGCGGTGGTGACGCCGCCCGTGACGGTCCCCACAGGGGTGGCGGGACGGGTGCCTCCGGGCATCCCGGAGGCACCGCAAAAGGTTTGA
- a CDS encoding DUF485 domain-containing protein — MYGNSKDDLLKALAARRWRVAGALTVAMLVAYLGFILLVAFNRPLMGHQFVPGLSVGIVLGALTILLAWVLTGVYMLWANRKYDRALDELRR, encoded by the coding sequence ATGTATGGCAATTCGAAGGACGACCTGCTGAAGGCGCTGGCCGCGAGGCGCTGGCGCGTGGCCGGCGCGCTGACGGTGGCGATGCTCGTCGCCTACCTGGGCTTCATCCTGCTCGTGGCGTTCAACCGGCCGCTGATGGGGCACCAGTTCGTGCCGGGGCTGTCCGTCGGCATCGTGCTGGGGGCGCTCACCATCCTGCTCGCCTGGGTGCTGACGGGTGTCTACATGCTGTGGGCGAACCGCAAATACGACCGCGCGCTCGACGAACTGCGCCGCTGA
- the acs gene encoding acetate--CoA ligase yields MAIEPDSLVPPKEAFRRTAHVQSLEEYQRLYRQSLDAPDAFWGEQARQLTWFHPPESIREVNEQAADFAWFVGGKLNVTVNCVDRHAKARPDKAAILWAKNTPGEYETITFRDLAHHVNRLANVLKAHGVRKGDRVIVYLPMIPELVYSLLACARIGAVHSVVFAGFSADSLRERVLDSGAKVVITANEGPRGPKSVATKAITDEALEGLSQVTSVLVARRTPREVPLREGRDHWLDVELKKHRGVCPAEWMDAEDPLFILYTSGSTGKPKGVLHTTAGYLVYANTTFRYIFDTQPDDVHFCTADVGWVTGHSYLVYGPLSTGTTTVLFESTPTWPDASRLWQVVDDLKATTLYTAPTALRSLIKEGDAFVTKSSRKSLRLLGSVGEPINPEVWRWFHDVVGEGRCPVVDTWWQTETGGILIAPLPGATPCKPGSATLPFFGVEPVLVDEEGRKLEGNGVSGNLCLARSWPGQARTLYGHHERFVETYYARFLPLYFTGDGCRRDEDGYYWITGRVDDVLNVSGHRLGTAEVESALVAHEAVAEAAVVGYPHDLKGTGVCAFVTVKPDFLRTPDEKMVGTLREQVRHVIGPIATPDRVVLVSGLPKTRSGKILRRMLRKIAGGETENLGDASTLADPAVLDELLTKGLPPASRR; encoded by the coding sequence ATGGCCATCGAACCGGATTCGCTCGTCCCGCCCAAGGAAGCCTTCCGCCGCACCGCGCACGTGCAAAGCCTGGAGGAGTACCAGCGCCTCTACCGCCAGAGCCTGGACGCCCCGGACGCCTTCTGGGGCGAACAGGCCCGGCAGCTCACCTGGTTCCACCCGCCGGAGTCCATCCGCGAGGTGAACGAACAGGCCGCGGACTTCGCGTGGTTCGTGGGCGGCAAGCTCAACGTCACCGTCAACTGCGTGGACCGCCACGCGAAGGCGCGTCCGGACAAGGCCGCCATCCTCTGGGCGAAGAACACGCCCGGCGAGTACGAGACCATCACCTTCCGCGACCTCGCTCACCACGTGAACCGCCTGGCCAACGTGCTCAAGGCGCACGGCGTGCGGAAGGGCGACCGCGTCATCGTCTACCTGCCCATGATTCCGGAGCTGGTGTACTCGCTGCTCGCGTGCGCGCGCATCGGCGCGGTGCACTCGGTGGTGTTCGCGGGCTTCTCCGCGGACTCGCTGCGCGAGCGCGTGCTGGACTCCGGCGCGAAGGTCGTCATCACCGCCAACGAGGGCCCGCGCGGCCCCAAGAGCGTGGCCACCAAGGCCATCACCGACGAGGCCCTGGAGGGGCTGTCCCAGGTGACGTCGGTGCTCGTCGCGCGCCGGACGCCCAGGGAAGTGCCCCTGCGCGAGGGGCGCGACCACTGGCTGGACGTGGAGCTGAAGAAGCACCGGGGCGTCTGCCCCGCCGAGTGGATGGACGCGGAGGATCCGCTCTTCATCCTCTACACCTCCGGCTCCACCGGGAAGCCCAAGGGCGTGCTGCACACGACGGCGGGCTACCTCGTCTACGCGAACACGACCTTCCGCTACATCTTCGACACGCAGCCGGACGACGTGCACTTCTGCACCGCGGACGTGGGCTGGGTGACGGGCCACTCGTACCTCGTCTACGGCCCGCTCTCCACCGGCACCACCACGGTCCTCTTCGAGTCCACTCCGACGTGGCCCGACGCGAGCCGCCTCTGGCAGGTGGTGGACGACCTGAAGGCCACCACGCTCTACACCGCGCCCACCGCGCTGCGCTCGCTGATCAAGGAGGGCGACGCGTTCGTCACGAAGTCCTCCCGCAAGTCGCTGCGCCTCCTGGGCAGCGTGGGCGAGCCCATCAACCCGGAGGTCTGGCGCTGGTTCCACGACGTGGTGGGCGAGGGCCGCTGCCCCGTGGTGGACACCTGGTGGCAGACGGAGACGGGCGGCATCCTCATCGCGCCGCTGCCCGGCGCGACGCCCTGCAAGCCCGGCAGCGCCACCCTGCCCTTCTTCGGCGTGGAGCCGGTGCTGGTGGATGAAGAAGGCCGGAAGCTGGAAGGCAACGGCGTCAGCGGCAACCTGTGTCTCGCGCGCTCGTGGCCGGGCCAGGCGCGCACGCTGTACGGCCACCACGAGCGCTTCGTGGAGACGTACTACGCGCGCTTCCTGCCGCTGTACTTCACGGGTGACGGCTGCCGCCGCGACGAGGACGGCTACTACTGGATCACCGGCCGCGTGGACGACGTGCTCAACGTGTCCGGCCACCGCCTGGGCACCGCGGAGGTGGAGAGCGCGCTCGTCGCGCACGAGGCCGTCGCGGAGGCCGCGGTGGTGGGCTATCCGCACGACCTGAAGGGCACGGGCGTGTGCGCCTTCGTCACGGTGAAGCCGGACTTCCTTCGCACCCCGGACGAGAAGATGGTGGGCACGCTGCGCGAGCAGGTGCGCCACGTGATTGGCCCCATCGCCACGCCGGACCGGGTGGTGCTGGTGTCGGGCCTGCCCAAGACGCGCTCCGGAAAGATCCTCCGCCGCATGCTCCGGAAGATCGCCGGCGGCGAGACGGAGAACCTGGGCGACGCGAGCACGCTGGCGGACCCCGCCGTGCTGGATGAGCTGTTGACCAAGGGGCTGCCGCCGGCCTCGCGACGCTGA